CTTCGGTACGCGTATCGCGACGTTCGGCGATGCGCGCGCGCTTGCCGGTGCGACCACGCAGATAATAGAGCTTCGCACGACGCACGATGCCGCGACGAACGACCGTGATCGAATCGATGTTGGGCGAATAGAGCGGGAACACGCGCTCCACGCCTTCGCCGAACGAAATCTTGCGAACGGTGAAGTTGCTGCCCATGCCCTTGTTGGAGCGGGCAATGCAGACGCCTTCATAGTTCTGAACGCGGCTACGCTCGCCTTCGATGACCTTCACGCCGACACGCAGCGTGTCACCGGGGCGGAAATCGGGGATATCCTTGGCGAGAGCGGCAATGTTTTCCGCCTCGATCTGCTGGATGATGTTCATGTAACGTCAGTCCTCAAGTCTTTTGCTGCGCACCAGAGGGCGACTGGTCCCGAACACCAATATGGCGTTCCCAAAGGTCCGGCCGCCTTAGCCGTGTATCTGCCTCCGCCTGTTGTTTCCGCCAGGCGGCGATCTTCGCATGATCCCCCGATCGCAACACTTGCGGGATCGTGCGCCCCTCCCATTCTACCGGTCGGGTATAATGCGGATATTCGAGCAAACCCGTTTCAAAGGATTCTTCGACACCGCTGGAAGCGGCGCCCATTACACCGGGAAGCAGGCGGATGCAAGCATCGAGCAGCATCAGCGCGCCCATTTCCCCGCCGGACAGAATGATGTCCCCCATCGATATCTGCTCGATCGGCCGGGCCTCGAAAATCCGCTCGTCAAACCCCTCGAACCGACCGCACAGCAGCGTCACGCCCGGGCCGTCGGCCAGCGCCCGCACCCGCGCCTGGGTGATCGGCGCCCCACGCGGCGTCATCGCAATCACCGGCAGGTCCGGCCGCCGTTCCAGCGCATGGTCGATACCACGCGCCAATATATCGGGCTTCAGCACCATGCCGGCCCCACCGCCTGCCGGCGTATCGTCGACAGTGCGATGCTTGTCGGTGGCAAAGCCACGCATCTGGATCGGATCGCACGACCATTTCCCTTCGGCCAGCGCCCGCCCAGCGAGCGACACGCCCAGCGGCCCCGGGAACATCTCGGGATAGAGGGTCAGGATCTGCGCGGCAAAGCTCATCGCCGGCGTGCTCGCAACCGCGCAGCGGACAGCCCGCCAATCAGGCAGAGCGCGCCACAGCCCAACATCACCAGGCCGATCATCCGCAACATGTCGGCAAATGGCCGCTCGGGGTGCAACATACCCGGCAACAGCACCAGAAGCGGCAAGGGGCAGACCAGCCCAATCGCCACCAGCACCTTCACCCAGCGCGGCCAGCTCAGACCGAACAGCCGCCAGCCCCCGGCCAGCATCATCAGCAGATAGATTGCGGTCAATATTTGCGCCATGACAGCGCGCCTAGAGCATTTTCATCGCAGGGGAAACAGCCGATAGCGGTCCGATCAGGGCGCCTTCACCTCCAGTTTCAGCTCCTGTATCTGCGCCGTCGCGGTCGGCGCCAGCAGCAGGCTGCCCGCCACCCTGCCCTTCTCGCAGGGCCAGGTGAACTTGCCCGCCAGATTGCCGGTCGCCGTCACCGGCGCGTCCACCTGGCAGGCTCCCACTTCGTCCTTCAATGCTGCCAGCCGCCTGCTCCAATGCTCGGCATCGACATCCATCAGAACATTCGTGGCCAGAGCCTCCTTTGCCGCCAGCACATCGCCTGTCGCATAGATGCGTCCCGCGCTGGCATAGGCTTGCGCCAGCAGCGGCGTCACCGGCACCGGTCGGGCGATCAGCGCCCCGGCCTTCTGCAATGCCACCGCGGCATCCCAAGCGGCGCTCGCCCCGCCATTATAGGTGCGGTTGGTGAAGACGAAGATGCCGACGCCATAATCGGGCATCAGCATCACATGGCTGCCATAGCCCGGATAACCGCCGCCATGGGCCAGGGTAAGGCCCAGGTCACAATCCTGCGCAATCCGCATGGCAAAGCCATAGGCAGCCGCCTGGCGGCACGCCGTCGGCCCGCTCCTGCCGTTGCGCTGGGCCACGCCCATGAAATTGCTGCCCTCCGCCAGCATCCGCACCGAAGCCCGGGATAGCGGCCCGCTCTCCGCATCGTCGCGCGGCGGCCAGGCCGACAACAGGAAGGCGACCCAGCGCGCATAGTCTTTGGCGCTGGTCTGCAGCCCGCCCATCGCACCGAATGCACCATCGGCCATGTCCGGCTCGCGCTTCCAGCGGCCATCCTCCCAGCGATAGCCCAGCGCCCGCCGCTCGACCGGCCATTCGCTGACCTGATAGCCGCTCGACGCCATGCCCAACGGCCCCAGCAGGCTTTGTTCAACATAGCGGCGATAGGCCATGCCGGATATATTGGCGACGATCCGCCCCAGCACGGCAAAGCCGAAATTGCTATATTCATAATGGGTGCCGGGTGCGCTGCTCATCGGCACGCCCTGCGCCAGCATCCTGGTAAAGTCCGCATCCGGCAGCGGCGTCTGTCGGTCGCCCCAGGGATTGTCGTCGACAAAGCCCGCGCTGTGGGTCAGCAAGTCGCGGATACGGATGCGCGGGCTATCCTTGGTGGCATAGGTCCAGCCGCGCATTTCCGGCACATATTTCTCGGCCAGATCGTCGAGCGAGAGCTTCCCCTCCTCGCGCAGCTTCAGGATCGACAGGGCGGTGAACGCCTTGGTCATTGACGCAATCCGGAACAGGCTGTCGGGCGTCACTGGGCGCTTTTGCACCAAATCTTGCACGCCAAAGCCCTTCACATGGACCAGCTTGCCGTCGGCGACGATGCCATAGACCAGGCCAGGCGCATGGCTGTCGGCCTGGAAATCCGCAAAGAGCCTGTCGATTTCAGGAATGGCAGCATCGATCTGCTTCGTGCCGGCCGCCCTGGCTCCGTCGGTCAGAGGCGCGGCCAGCAGAAGCAGACAGATAACAAGGCGCATCGATGATCCCCCAGCAGTGAAGGGACCAGAATGCCATCCAACCCCTTGATCGCAAGGGGCATCATTTGATTATTCGGTAAAAGCCGCCTCGATGACGGCGCCGTTCTCGTTCAGCACCACCGCGTGCATCGGCGCCATGAAGCGCTTGCCGGGCTTGCCCTCTAGCGACGGCCGCTGCACCTCGATGATGTCGCCGGCGCCGAAATTCTCGACCGCGACGATCTCGCCCAGCATCTCGCCGGTGCTGCTGGTGCAGGGAAGGCCGACCAGGTCGGCATGATAATATTCGCCCTCGGGCAAGGCCGGCAGGGCAGAACGTGGGACGGTCAGCGCCGTGCCGCGCATGGCTTCGGCCGCGCCGCGATCGCCAATCTCGGCAAAGCGGGCCACCGCGCCATTGGGGCCGGCGCGCACCGACTTCAACGTCAGTACGCGCCCGGCCGCATCGAAGCTCTTGTAGCTCTTCAGGGCGTCGGCCCCTTCGCCAAACAGCTTCAGACGGACTTCGCCCGCCACGCCATGGGCACCGATGATCGCGGCCAGGGTGACGGGCTTGTCGGTCAAGAGGATCAGCCCTCGGCCTGTTCGGCAGCAGCTTCCTCGGCGGGAGCCGCTTCTTCAGCCGGTGCTTCGGCAGGCGCCTTGGCAGCTTCTTCAGCGGCGATGCGGGCTTCTTCAGCCTCGGCAGCCTTGGCAGCGCGATCTTCAGCGCGATCCTTGGCCTTCTGACCCGGCTCAGCCTTGTTCGGATTGTTGCGGGCAGCGCGCTCCTTCACGCCGGCGGCGTCCAGGAAGCGGGCAACGCGGTCGGTCGGCTGGGCGCCAGCGGCAACCCAGTGCTTCGCACGCTCGACGTCCAGAACGACGCGCTTCTCGTCGCCCTTGGGCAGGACGGGGTTGTAGCTGCCGATACGCTCGATGAACTTGCCGTCACGCGGGGCGCGGCTGTCAGCCACGACGATGCGGTAATAGGGGCGCTTCTTGGAGCCGCCGCGCGACAGACGAATGGAGGTTGCCATGGAACTAGACCTTTCTACTCAAACCAAATTAGGAAAATTGCTTATTTCTTCATGAAATTCTGAAAGCCGGGGGGGAGCTTGGGCATGTTGCCGCCCAGGCCACCAAGGCCACCCAGACCCGACAGGTCGGGCGGACCGCCCTGCCCATCCGCGCCGCCCGGACCACCCAGGCCGCCAAGACCACCCAGGCCGCCAAGACCACCCATGCCACCGCCGCCGGTGAACATCTTGGCCAGCCCCTTGAGGCCGCCCATCTTGCGGATCTTCTTCATCGCCGTTTCCATTTCCTGATGCATTTTCAGGAGACGGTTGACGTCCTGCACGGTGCGGCCGGCGCCCTTGGCGATACGGATCTTGCGCTTGGCGTTGATCAGCGCGGGCTTCTCGCGCTCCTTGGGGGTCATCGACCCGATCATCGCATCCAGATGCAGCAGCGTCTTGTCGTTGGCGCCGCTATTGGCCATCGCCGCCTGCGCCTTCTTGAGGCCCGGCAGCATGCCTGCCAGTGCGCCCAGCCCGCCCATGCGGCGCATCTGGTTGAGCTGACTGCGCAGGTCGTTCATGTCGAACTGACCCTTGGCCATCTTCTTGGCCAGCTTGTCGGCTTCCTCGGCGTCGATCGTCTCGGCCGCCTTCTCGACCAGGCTGACGACATCGCCCATGCCCAGGATGCGCTGGGCAACGCGGGCCGGATGGAAGGGCTCGAGCGCATCCAGCTTTTCGCCGGTGCCGGCGAACTTGATCGGACGGCCGGTGACCGCGCGCATCGACAGCGCCGCGCCGCCACGGGCATCGCCATCCATACGGGTCAGCACGACGCCGGTCAGCGGCACTTGACTCGTGAAGCTGGTCGCCACGTTCACGGCGTCCTGGCCGGTCAGCGAGTCGACCACCAGCAGGATTTCCGCCGGGTTGGCGACGTCGGCAACCGCCTTCATCTCGTCCATCAGCGCCTGGTCGACATGCAGTCGGCCGGCGGTGTCGAGCATGACGACGTCGAAGCCCTGCAGCTTGGCCGACTGCAGCGCGCGCTTGGCGATGTCCACCGGCTGCTGGCCGGCGATGATCGGCAGGGTCGCGACATCGATCTGGGTACCAAGGACGGCCAGCTGCTCCTGCGCGGCCGGGCGCTGGACGTCGAGCGACGCCATCAGCACCTTCTTGCGCTCCCGATCCTTCAGGCGCTTGGCGATCTTCGCGGTCGAGGTGGTCTTGCCCGACCCCTGCAGGCCGACCATCATGATGACGGCGGGCGGGGTGACGTCGATCAGCAGGTCGCTGGTTTCCGCACCCAGCGTTTCGGTCAGCGTGTCGGAGACGATCTTGACGACCATCTGACCCGGCGTGACCGAGCGCAGCACATCGCTGCCGACGGCCTTTTCGGTCGCCTGGTCGACGAACTGGCGGACGACGGGCAGCGCCACATCGGCTTCCAGAAGCGCGATTCGCACCTCGCGCATCGCGGCACGGACATCGTCCTCCGTAAGCGCACCGCGCCCACGCAGCTTGTCGAATACCCCACCGAG
The sequence above is drawn from the Sphingobium sp. AP49 genome and encodes:
- the trmD gene encoding tRNA (guanosine(37)-N1)-methyltransferase TrmD gives rise to the protein MSFAAQILTLYPEMFPGPLGVSLAGRALAEGKWSCDPIQMRGFATDKHRTVDDTPAGGGAGMVLKPDILARGIDHALERRPDLPVIAMTPRGAPITQARVRALADGPGVTLLCGRFEGFDERIFEARPIEQISMGDIILSGGEMGALMLLDACIRLLPGVMGAASSGVEESFETGLLEYPHYTRPVEWEGRTIPQVLRSGDHAKIAAWRKQQAEADTRLRRPDLWERHIGVRDQSPSGAQQKT
- a CDS encoding serine hydrolase domain-containing protein; its protein translation is MRLVICLLLLAAPLTDGARAAGTKQIDAAIPEIDRLFADFQADSHAPGLVYGIVADGKLVHVKGFGVQDLVQKRPVTPDSLFRIASMTKAFTALSILKLREEGKLSLDDLAEKYVPEMRGWTYATKDSPRIRIRDLLTHSAGFVDDNPWGDRQTPLPDADFTRMLAQGVPMSSAPGTHYEYSNFGFAVLGRIVANISGMAYRRYVEQSLLGPLGMASSGYQVSEWPVERRALGYRWEDGRWKREPDMADGAFGAMGGLQTSAKDYARWVAFLLSAWPPRDDAESGPLSRASVRMLAEGSNFMGVAQRNGRSGPTACRQAAAYGFAMRIAQDCDLGLTLAHGGGYPGYGSHVMLMPDYGVGIFVFTNRTYNGGASAAWDAAVALQKAGALIARPVPVTPLLAQAYASAGRIYATGDVLAAKEALATNVLMDVDAEHWSRRLAALKDEVGACQVDAPVTATGNLAGKFTWPCEKGRVAGSLLLAPTATAQIQELKLEVKAP
- the rpsP gene encoding 30S ribosomal protein S16 is translated as MATSIRLSRGGSKKRPYYRIVVADSRAPRDGKFIERIGSYNPVLPKGDEKRVVLDVERAKHWVAAGAQPTDRVARFLDAAGVKERAARNNPNKAEPGQKAKDRAEDRAAKAAEAEEARIAAEEAAKAPAEAPAEEAAPAEEAAAEQAEG
- the rplS gene encoding 50S ribosomal protein L19, coding for MNIIQQIEAENIAALAKDIPDFRPGDTLRVGVKVIEGERSRVQNYEGVCIARSNKGMGSNFTVRKISFGEGVERVFPLYSPNIDSITVVRRGIVRRAKLYYLRGRTGKRARIAERRDTRTEG
- the ffh gene encoding signal recognition particle protein, whose amino-acid sequence is MMFDSLSDRLGGVFDKLRGRGALTEDDVRAAMREVRIALLEADVALPVVRQFVDQATEKAVGSDVLRSVTPGQMVVKIVSDTLTETLGAETSDLLIDVTPPAVIMMVGLQGSGKTTSTAKIAKRLKDRERKKVLMASLDVQRPAAQEQLAVLGTQIDVATLPIIAGQQPVDIAKRALQSAKLQGFDVVMLDTAGRLHVDQALMDEMKAVADVANPAEILLVVDSLTGQDAVNVATSFTSQVPLTGVVLTRMDGDARGGAALSMRAVTGRPIKFAGTGEKLDALEPFHPARVAQRILGMGDVVSLVEKAAETIDAEEADKLAKKMAKGQFDMNDLRSQLNQMRRMGGLGALAGMLPGLKKAQAAMANSGANDKTLLHLDAMIGSMTPKEREKPALINAKRKIRIAKGAGRTVQDVNRLLKMHQEMETAMKKIRKMGGLKGLAKMFTGGGGMGGLGGLGGLGGLGGPGGADGQGGPPDLSGLGGLGGLGGNMPKLPPGFQNFMKK
- the rimM gene encoding ribosome maturation factor RimM (Essential for efficient processing of 16S rRNA), whose protein sequence is MTDKPVTLAAIIGAHGVAGEVRLKLFGEGADALKSYKSFDAAGRVLTLKSVRAGPNGAVARFAEIGDRGAAEAMRGTALTVPRSALPALPEGEYYHADLVGLPCTSSTGEMLGEIVAVENFGAGDIIEVQRPSLEGKPGKRFMAPMHAVVLNENGAVIEAAFTE